The Streptomyces sp. CC0208 genome window below encodes:
- a CDS encoding cupin domain-containing protein, with translation MIKRHPGVVDLSEVEPNTRRGGDLRAMLTPATVGSTSGFMGVAIVQPGDRIAEHYHPYSEEFIYVVCGQLEVDLDGEPHELRPEQGLLIPSHMRHRFRNVGNVEARMVFHLGPLAPSPPLGHVDTEDADGVPIPEAVHAGGAAERSGLRS, from the coding sequence GTGATCAAACGTCATCCCGGAGTTGTGGATCTCAGCGAGGTCGAGCCCAACACCCGGCGCGGGGGCGACCTGCGCGCCATGCTCACCCCTGCCACAGTCGGCTCCACCAGCGGTTTCATGGGCGTGGCCATCGTGCAGCCCGGCGACCGCATCGCCGAGCACTACCACCCGTACTCCGAGGAGTTCATCTACGTGGTGTGCGGGCAGCTCGAGGTGGACCTGGACGGCGAGCCCCATGAACTGCGGCCCGAGCAGGGGCTCCTGATCCCGTCCCACATGCGGCACCGCTTCCGCAACGTGGGCAACGTGGAGGCCCGGATGGTCTTCCACCTCGGCCCGCTGGCCCCGAGCCCGCCGCTCGGACACGTCGACACCGAGGACGCCGACGGTGTGCCGATCCCGGAGGCGGTCCACGCCGGCGGGGCGGCCGAGCGATCCGGGTTGCGCTCATGA
- a CDS encoding TetR/AcrR family transcriptional regulator has translation MVNPEAKTPRERYRAQVRTEIKERAWEQIATAGASALSLNAIAKQLGMSGPALYRYYAGRDELITELVRDAYRSLADTFRAASARPGADVTALASALRTWALEDPQRYFLLYGTPVPGYHAPDDITAIASEIMAALLDAFAELPSSGTATAFDAHLEEHRDWADGHPAPAATLHRALTFWTRLHGALSLELAGHFTGMGFDPARFYAAELHELTGPEGDDGM, from the coding sequence ATGGTGAACCCGGAAGCGAAGACCCCCCGCGAGCGCTATCGCGCCCAGGTGCGCACGGAGATCAAGGAACGCGCGTGGGAGCAGATCGCCACGGCGGGCGCGTCCGCGCTCTCCCTCAACGCGATCGCCAAGCAGCTGGGGATGAGCGGACCCGCGCTGTACCGGTACTACGCCGGCCGCGACGAGCTGATCACCGAGCTGGTCAGGGACGCGTACCGCAGCCTCGCCGACACCTTCCGCGCCGCCTCCGCCCGGCCCGGCGCCGACGTGACCGCGCTGGCGAGCGCCCTGCGTACCTGGGCACTGGAGGATCCCCAGCGCTACTTCCTCCTCTACGGCACGCCCGTCCCCGGCTATCACGCGCCCGACGACATCACCGCGATCGCGTCCGAGATCATGGCCGCGCTCCTGGACGCCTTCGCCGAGCTCCCGTCGAGCGGCACCGCGACAGCGTTCGACGCGCACCTCGAAGAGCACCGGGACTGGGCGGACGGCCACCCCGCCCCGGCCGCGACCCTGCACCGGGCCCTGACCTTCTGGACCCGGCTGCACGGCGCCCTGTCCTTGGAGCTCGCCGGTCACTTCACCGGGATGGGTTTCGACCCCGCGCGTTTCTACGCCGCCGAACTGCACGAGCTGACCGGCCCGGAGGGTGACGACGGGATGTGA
- a CDS encoding methyltransferase, whose protein sequence is MTTAQTAPPPSMRLRELVFGAACAAALRAAARLGVADALDDSPLAVDDLAAAVKTEPRTLRRLMRALSCYGIFAEQPDGTFAHTDMSRLLREDDPNSLRSIALWCTEPWTWAAWPMLDEAVRSGRNVVEDLYGKEFFQYLNEDAPESADVFNRAMTTSSVQSARDVADFLDLSGCASVADIGGGQGHVVASLLEKYPTLQGTLLDLPRVVENADPRLRPGGALADRMRLVPGDCRAAVPVKADVYVIKNILEWDDDSTTRTLRNVIEAGGPGARVVAIENLVDDSPSMRFSTAMDLLLLLNVGGAKHTTESLTGRLTEAGLVIDDIRPVNPYLHAFDCTVPR, encoded by the coding sequence ATGACGACCGCTCAGACCGCCCCGCCGCCGTCCATGCGGCTCAGGGAACTGGTGTTCGGCGCGGCCTGCGCGGCCGCCCTGCGCGCGGCCGCCCGGCTGGGTGTCGCCGACGCCCTCGACGACAGTCCGCTGGCCGTGGACGACCTCGCGGCCGCGGTGAAGACCGAGCCCAGGACACTGCGCCGGCTCATGCGTGCCCTGTCCTGCTACGGCATCTTCGCCGAGCAGCCGGACGGGACGTTCGCGCACACCGACATGTCCCGGCTGCTGCGCGAGGACGACCCGAACAGCCTGCGCTCCATCGCGCTGTGGTGCACCGAGCCGTGGACCTGGGCCGCGTGGCCGATGCTGGACGAGGCGGTGCGCTCCGGCCGCAACGTCGTGGAGGACCTCTACGGCAAGGAGTTCTTCCAGTACCTCAACGAGGACGCCCCGGAATCGGCCGACGTCTTCAACCGCGCCATGACGACCTCCAGCGTGCAGTCCGCGCGGGACGTCGCGGACTTCCTCGACCTGTCGGGATGCGCGTCGGTCGCCGACATCGGCGGCGGTCAGGGACATGTGGTGGCGAGCCTGCTGGAGAAGTACCCGACCCTCCAGGGCACCCTGCTCGATCTGCCGCGCGTGGTGGAGAACGCCGACCCCCGGCTGCGTCCGGGAGGCGCGCTCGCGGACCGGATGCGCCTGGTGCCCGGCGACTGCCGCGCGGCCGTCCCGGTCAAGGCCGACGTATACGTCATCAAGAACATCCTGGAGTGGGACGACGACAGCACCACCCGCACCCTGCGCAACGTCATCGAGGCGGGCGGACCGGGAGCGCGGGTCGTGGCCATCGAGAACCTCGTCGACGACTCACCGTCGATGCGGTTCAGCACCGCCATGGACCTGCTGCTGCTCCTCAACGTCGGAGGGGCCAAGCACACCACCGAGAGCCTGACCGGCAGGCTGACGGAGGCGGGCCTGGTCATCGACGACATCCGCCCGGTCAATCCCTACCTGCACGCGTTCGACTGCACGGTTCCCCGCTGA
- a CDS encoding acyl carrier protein — translation MSDRITVEELAELMKKAAGVTVAPDELQQRSDSGFDTFGLDSLGLLGIVGELENRYGTPMPPDAEKSKSPRQFLELVNSALLAGA, via the coding sequence ATGAGTGACCGCATCACCGTGGAAGAGCTGGCCGAGCTCATGAAGAAGGCCGCCGGAGTCACCGTCGCCCCCGACGAGCTCCAGCAGCGCAGCGACTCCGGCTTCGACACCTTCGGCCTCGACTCGCTCGGTCTGCTCGGCATCGTGGGCGAGCTGGAGAACCGGTACGGCACTCCGATGCCTCCCGACGCCGAGAAGAGCAAGAGCCCCCGGCAGTTCCTCGAACTCGTCAACAGCGCGCTTCTCGCGGGAGCCTGA
- a CDS encoding medium chain dehydrogenase/reductase family protein yields MNTEALVEVVLPGKVEPEGLEIRHGAVPAAGPGQVVIRMEATGVSFAEQQMRRGRYYDQPPFPFVPGYDLVGTLQATGAGVDPHLAGTRVAALVKTGGWASHVRVDAADVVPVPDGIGAAEAETLVVNGITAWQMLHRKARVRAGQTVVVHGANGGVGSVLVQLARAAGAHVIGTASPRHHEALRERGVVPVDYRADDLAARIRALAPREGVHAVFDHVGGHGIVDSWRLLAPGGTLVSYGSAATRDAEGSKQWPVLKLLGRVWLWNTLPNRRRAYFFNVWAGRALAKNRFRSRLRADLTQVFTALQRGEVTAQIAAQLPLARAADALRLAESGTVAGKVVLNP; encoded by the coding sequence ATGAACACCGAAGCGCTCGTCGAGGTCGTCCTGCCGGGCAAGGTCGAGCCCGAAGGGCTGGAGATCCGCCACGGAGCCGTCCCCGCCGCGGGTCCCGGCCAGGTCGTGATCCGGATGGAGGCGACCGGAGTCTCCTTCGCCGAGCAGCAGATGCGGCGCGGTCGCTACTACGACCAGCCGCCCTTCCCCTTCGTCCCCGGCTACGACCTCGTCGGCACCCTGCAGGCGACCGGCGCGGGCGTCGATCCGCACCTGGCCGGCACTCGCGTCGCCGCCCTGGTCAAGACCGGCGGCTGGGCCAGCCACGTGCGCGTCGACGCCGCGGACGTGGTGCCGGTGCCCGACGGCATCGGAGCGGCGGAGGCCGAGACTCTGGTCGTCAACGGCATCACCGCCTGGCAGATGCTCCACCGCAAGGCCCGCGTCCGCGCCGGGCAGACCGTCGTCGTGCACGGTGCCAACGGTGGCGTCGGCTCGGTCCTGGTCCAGCTCGCCCGGGCCGCGGGCGCCCACGTGATCGGTACGGCGTCCCCGCGCCACCACGAAGCCCTGCGGGAGCGGGGAGTCGTCCCCGTCGACTACCGCGCCGACGACCTGGCCGCACGGATCCGGGCGCTCGCCCCGCGCGAGGGCGTCCACGCCGTCTTCGACCACGTCGGCGGCCACGGCATCGTCGACTCCTGGCGCCTCCTCGCCCCGGGCGGCACCCTCGTCTCGTACGGCAGCGCCGCCACCCGTGACGCCGAGGGCTCCAAGCAGTGGCCCGTGCTGAAGCTCCTCGGCCGGGTGTGGCTGTGGAACACGCTGCCCAACCGCCGCCGCGCCTACTTCTTCAACGTGTGGGCCGGCCGCGCCCTGGCCAAGAACCGGTTCCGGTCCCGGTTGCGCGCCGACCTCACCCAGGTCTTCACCGCCCTCCAGCGCGGCGAGGTCACCGCCCAGATCGCCGCCCAGCTGCCGCTCGCCCGCGCGGCCGACGCCCTGCGGCTGGCCGAGTCCGGCACCGTCGCCGGAAAGGTCGTCCTCAACCCGTAG
- a CDS encoding ketosynthase chain-length factor — MSAPHPRRAAVTGIGVVAPNGINTEAFWKATMEGVAVLDRITRDGCEHLPLRVAGQIRDFDPPSAIEERYLVQTDRFTHFAMAAADLALDDAGLGRSDTDAAPFSVGVVTAAGSGGGEFGQRELQQLWGKGSRFVGPYQSIAWFYAASTGQISIRRGLKGPCGVVASDEAGGLDALAHAARAVRRGTDVMVAGATEAPLAPYSMVCQLGYEELSSVDEPDRAYRPFTAAACGFVPAEGGAMLVVEAEGSARERGVPVRATLAGHAATFTGASRWEESREGLAQAIRGALDEAGCAPEEIDVVFADALGVPEADRAEALAIADALGPHGTRVPVTAPKTAVGRAYGAAPVLDVATAVLAMEHGLIPPTPNVFDVCHDLDLVTVRARAAEVRTALVLSRGLMGSNAALVLRRGASDAS; from the coding sequence ATGAGCGCACCGCACCCCCGGCGCGCGGCCGTCACCGGAATCGGCGTGGTCGCGCCCAACGGAATCAACACCGAGGCCTTCTGGAAGGCCACCATGGAAGGTGTCGCCGTCCTGGACCGGATCACCCGTGACGGGTGCGAGCACCTGCCGCTGCGGGTGGCCGGCCAGATCCGGGACTTCGATCCGCCGTCGGCGATCGAGGAGCGCTACCTCGTCCAGACCGACCGGTTCACCCACTTCGCGATGGCCGCGGCCGACCTGGCGCTGGACGACGCCGGGCTCGGCCGGTCCGACACCGACGCCGCGCCGTTCTCCGTGGGCGTGGTCACCGCCGCCGGTTCCGGCGGCGGCGAGTTCGGGCAGCGCGAGCTGCAGCAACTGTGGGGCAAGGGAAGCCGGTTCGTCGGGCCGTACCAGTCCATCGCCTGGTTCTACGCGGCGAGCACCGGCCAGATCTCCATCCGGCGTGGCCTCAAGGGCCCCTGCGGGGTGGTCGCCTCCGACGAGGCGGGCGGTCTGGACGCCCTGGCGCACGCGGCGCGGGCCGTGCGGCGCGGCACGGACGTGATGGTGGCCGGGGCGACCGAGGCGCCGCTGGCCCCCTACTCGATGGTCTGCCAGCTCGGTTACGAGGAGCTGAGCAGCGTCGACGAACCGGACCGCGCCTACCGCCCGTTCACCGCCGCGGCCTGCGGATTCGTGCCCGCCGAGGGCGGGGCGATGCTCGTCGTGGAGGCGGAGGGCTCGGCCCGGGAACGGGGCGTGCCCGTGCGGGCCACGCTGGCGGGACACGCGGCCACGTTCACCGGCGCCTCCCGCTGGGAGGAGTCCCGGGAGGGTCTGGCCCAGGCGATCCGGGGCGCCCTGGACGAGGCCGGGTGCGCACCGGAGGAGATCGACGTGGTCTTCGCCGACGCCCTCGGGGTCCCGGAGGCCGACCGCGCCGAGGCGCTCGCGATCGCGGACGCCCTCGGTCCGCACGGCACCCGCGTGCCCGTCACGGCGCCGAAGACCGCCGTCGGCCGGGCCTACGGCGCGGCTCCCGTGCTGGACGTCGCCACCGCGGTGCTCGCGATGGAGCACGGGCTGATCCCGCCCACCCCGAACGTCTTCGACGTCTGCCACGACCTCGACCTCGTCACCGTCCGCGCGCGGGCCGCCGAGGTGCGCACCGCGCTGGTCCTCAGCCGAGGACTCATGGGGTCCAACGCGGCGCTCGTGCTACGGCGCGGTGCCTCGGACGCCTCGTAG
- a CDS encoding cold-shock protein has translation MATGTVKWFNAEKGFGFIEQDGGGADVFAHYSNIAAQGFRELLEGQKVSFDIAQGQKGPTAENIVPA, from the coding sequence ATGGCTACTGGCACCGTGAAGTGGTTCAACGCGGAAAAGGGCTTCGGCTTCATCGAGCAGGACGGCGGCGGCGCCGACGTCTTCGCCCACTACTCCAACATCGCCGCTCAGGGCTTCCGTGAGCTGCTCGAAGGCCAGAAGGTGTCCTTCGACATCGCGCAGGGCCAGAAGGGCCCGACGGCCGAGAACATCGTTCCCGCCTGA
- a CDS encoding SRPBCC family protein, translating to MTGHTQNEITIAAPLDLVWDMTNDVESWPQLFSEYASAEILSREGNRTTFRLTMHPDQDGKVWSWVSEREPDPDTLTVRARRVETGPFAYMNIVWQYEKVAEGTRMVWTQDFAMRPDAPVDDAWMTDNINRNSKVQMALIRDRIEKAAEERRPVQMLSD from the coding sequence ATGACCGGACACACGCAGAACGAGATCACCATCGCGGCCCCGCTGGATCTGGTCTGGGACATGACCAACGACGTGGAGAGCTGGCCGCAGCTGTTCAGCGAGTACGCCTCCGCCGAGATCCTGTCCCGGGAGGGGAACAGGACCACGTTCCGGCTGACCATGCACCCCGACCAGGACGGCAAGGTGTGGAGCTGGGTCTCCGAGCGGGAGCCGGACCCCGACACGCTCACCGTGCGGGCCCGCCGTGTCGAGACCGGGCCCTTCGCCTACATGAACATCGTGTGGCAGTACGAGAAGGTCGCCGAGGGCACCCGGATGGTGTGGACGCAGGACTTCGCGATGCGTCCGGACGCGCCGGTCGACGATGCCTGGATGACCGACAACATCAACCGGAACTCCAAGGTCCAGATGGCGCTGATCCGGGACCGCATCGAGAAGGCCGCCGAAGAGCGCCGGCCCGTGCAGATGCTGTCCGACTGA
- a CDS encoding TcmI family type II polyketide cyclase, with product MHQSLIVARMAPESALDIAKVFEESDRGELPHLVGVARRSLFQFDDVYLHLIESERDPGPAIAKVAGHPEFRDISERLAAYVSAYDPATWRSPKDAMARCFYRWERDAGS from the coding sequence ATGCACCAGTCCCTGATCGTCGCCCGGATGGCCCCGGAGTCGGCCCTGGACATCGCCAAGGTGTTCGAGGAGTCGGACCGTGGCGAACTGCCGCACCTCGTCGGGGTCGCCCGGCGCAGTCTCTTCCAGTTCGACGACGTGTACCTGCACCTCATCGAGTCCGAGCGGGACCCCGGGCCGGCCATCGCGAAGGTGGCCGGACACCCGGAGTTCCGGGACATCAGCGAGCGCCTCGCGGCGTACGTCAGCGCGTACGACCCGGCGACCTGGCGGTCACCGAAGGACGCGATGGCGCGGTGCTTCTACCGCTGGGAGCGCGACGCCGGCTCCTGA
- a CDS encoding beta-ketoacyl-[acyl-carrier-protein] synthase family protein has protein sequence MRRRVAVTGIGIVAPGGIGVPAFWDLLTSGRTATRGITFFDPSGLRSQIAAECDFDPAAHGLDAEQIARSDRYLQFALVAGAEAVRDSGLDLAAENPWRVGVSLGTAVGGTTRLEHDYVLVSHGGQRWDVDHREAGPHLHRAFSPSTLASAVAERFEARGPVQTVSTGCTSGLDAVGYAFHTIEEGRADVCITGASDSPISPITMACFDAIKATSPSNDDPAHASRPFDARRNGFVMGEGGAVLVLEELEHARARGAHVYCEIGGYATFGNAYHMTGLTGEGLEMARAIEDALGQARLDATAIDYVNAHGSGTLQNDRHETAAVKRALGAHAYDTPMSSIKSMVGHSLGAIGAIEVVACALALAHQVVPPTANYETPDPECDLDYVPRVARERRLRSVLSVGSGFGGFQSAVIMTLPREKTE, from the coding sequence ATGAGGAGGCGCGTCGCGGTCACCGGCATAGGGATCGTCGCCCCGGGCGGCATCGGTGTCCCGGCGTTCTGGGATCTGCTGACCAGCGGTCGTACGGCGACCCGCGGCATCACGTTCTTCGACCCGTCCGGGCTGCGTTCGCAGATCGCCGCCGAGTGCGACTTCGACCCGGCGGCCCACGGGCTGGACGCGGAGCAGATCGCCCGGAGCGACCGCTACCTCCAGTTCGCCCTGGTCGCCGGCGCGGAGGCGGTGCGGGACTCCGGCCTCGACCTGGCCGCGGAGAACCCGTGGCGGGTCGGGGTCTCCCTGGGCACCGCGGTCGGCGGAACCACCCGGCTGGAACACGACTACGTCCTGGTCAGCCACGGCGGACAGCGCTGGGACGTGGACCACCGGGAGGCCGGTCCGCATCTGCACCGGGCGTTCTCGCCGAGCACCCTCGCCTCGGCGGTGGCGGAGCGGTTCGAGGCCCGCGGACCGGTGCAGACCGTCTCCACCGGCTGCACCTCGGGCCTCGACGCCGTCGGGTACGCCTTCCACACGATCGAGGAGGGCAGGGCCGACGTGTGCATCACCGGCGCCTCCGACTCGCCGATCTCCCCGATCACCATGGCCTGCTTCGACGCCATCAAGGCCACCTCCCCCAGCAACGACGACCCCGCCCACGCCTCACGCCCCTTCGACGCCCGGCGCAACGGGTTCGTCATGGGCGAGGGCGGCGCGGTGCTCGTCCTGGAGGAACTGGAACACGCACGGGCCCGCGGCGCGCACGTGTACTGCGAGATCGGCGGCTACGCCACGTTCGGCAACGCCTACCACATGACCGGTCTGACCGGTGAGGGCCTGGAGATGGCCCGGGCCATCGAGGACGCCCTCGGCCAGGCCCGGCTCGACGCGACGGCGATCGACTACGTCAACGCGCACGGCTCGGGCACCCTGCAGAACGACCGGCACGAGACGGCCGCGGTCAAGCGCGCTCTGGGCGCGCACGCCTACGACACGCCCATGAGCTCCATCAAGTCCATGGTGGGCCACTCCCTGGGCGCGATCGGGGCGATCGAGGTGGTCGCCTGCGCGCTGGCCCTGGCCCACCAGGTGGTCCCGCCCACCGCGAACTACGAGACCCCGGACCCCGAGTGCGACCTGGACTACGTGCCGCGCGTCGCCCGTGAGCGCAGGCTGCGCAGCGTGCTCTCGGTGGGCAGCGGGTTCGGCGGCTTCCAGTCCGCGGTGATCATGACCCTGCCGAGGGAGAAGACCGAATGA
- a CDS encoding SchA/CurD-like domain-containing protein has protein sequence MTTTSDRVSKAPTQQASQRVSQSVFDGSRLRVVLLVDVYDGAQQQFLEAYESLCSQVASVPGHVSDQLCQSIENPSQWLITSEWESAPPFLTWVNSEEHVRMVQPLHSCVRDTRSLRFHIVRETGGPAVPTGPEKRRLQAAPRIGDGVIRHALTFTVKPGSEATVAEILAGYTSPEPRVDDTTRLIRTSLFMHGNRVVRAIEVRGDLLAALRHVARQPEVRAVEEAINPYLEQDRDLDDPESARLFFTRAALPAVHHVTAGQESPEAVRHALYYPAREGCGLRLAELLARQDEAAADDPRGPVLRSTIFQRDDVVMRLVDVRGPLDSDPGPVLGLTDRGQAAELTALLDAEALGVDGPALRDSTPAHLLAVSRMDLVTDRRAPDA, from the coding sequence ATGACCACCACGTCCGACCGTGTTTCGAAAGCGCCTACGCAACAGGCGTCGCAGCGGGTCTCCCAGTCCGTGTTCGACGGCTCCCGGCTCCGTGTCGTCCTGCTGGTGGACGTCTACGACGGGGCCCAGCAGCAGTTCCTGGAAGCGTACGAGAGCCTGTGCAGCCAGGTCGCCTCCGTACCCGGGCATGTCAGCGACCAGCTGTGCCAGTCCATCGAGAACCCCTCCCAATGGCTCATCACCAGTGAGTGGGAGAGCGCCCCGCCGTTCCTCACCTGGGTCAACAGCGAGGAACACGTGCGGATGGTGCAGCCGCTGCACAGCTGCGTCCGGGACACCAGGTCGCTGCGCTTCCACATCGTCCGCGAGACCGGCGGCCCGGCGGTGCCGACCGGACCCGAGAAGCGCCGGCTCCAGGCGGCGCCCAGGATCGGTGACGGAGTCATCCGCCACGCGCTCACCTTCACCGTCAAGCCGGGCAGCGAGGCCACCGTCGCCGAGATCCTCGCCGGCTACACCTCGCCGGAACCGCGGGTCGACGACACCACCCGGCTGATCCGCACCTCCCTCTTCATGCACGGCAACCGGGTCGTCCGGGCCATCGAGGTGCGGGGCGACCTGCTCGCCGCCCTGCGCCACGTCGCCCGGCAGCCCGAGGTGCGGGCCGTCGAGGAAGCCATCAACCCCTATCTGGAGCAGGACCGGGACCTGGACGACCCCGAGTCCGCCCGGCTCTTCTTCACCCGCGCCGCGCTGCCCGCCGTCCACCATGTGACGGCCGGGCAGGAGAGCCCGGAGGCGGTACGGCACGCGCTGTACTACCCCGCCCGCGAGGGGTGCGGCCTGCGCCTTGCCGAGCTGCTCGCCCGGCAGGACGAGGCGGCGGCGGACGACCCGCGCGGACCGGTGCTGCGCAGCACGATCTTCCAGCGCGACGACGTCGTGATGCGGCTGGTCGACGTGCGCGGCCCCCTCGACAGCGACCCCGGCCCCGTCCTCGGTCTCACGGATCGCGGCCAGGCGGCCGAGCTGACGGCCCTCCTCGACGCCGAAGCCCTCGGAGTGGACGGTCCGGCGCTGCGGGACAGCACCCCCGCCCACCTCCTCGCGGTCTCCCGCATGGACCTCGTCACCGACCGCCGCGCGCCCGACGCCTGA
- a CDS encoding SRPBCC family protein, with the protein MSPLSRPRVLAVSLAVAGVFAGTAPVAQAAHHGEPPRCGGQGVDANARIHYASDVVIKAPLSTVWKLQTDVERWPSWQPPVLTAERLDSGRLAKGSRFRWTTPVPATPTTPATTLGITSTVQELRRHDCVLWSGPAVGEGLRIDEGVHLWTFRRVRGGVHVHTEETWTGAQVEADVPTATAALGAGLEAWLRDLRSAAEGRHTPQP; encoded by the coding sequence ATGTCCCCCCTCTCCCGGCCCCGCGTGCTCGCGGTCTCGCTCGCCGTCGCCGGCGTTTTCGCCGGCACCGCCCCGGTCGCCCAAGCGGCCCACCACGGTGAACCGCCCCGATGCGGCGGACAGGGCGTCGACGCGAACGCCCGCATCCACTACGCGTCCGACGTCGTGATCAAGGCGCCGCTGAGCACCGTATGGAAGCTCCAGACCGACGTCGAACGCTGGCCGAGCTGGCAGCCCCCGGTCCTCACGGCCGAACGCCTCGATTCCGGCCGCCTCGCCAAGGGGTCGCGGTTCCGGTGGACGACCCCCGTGCCCGCCACCCCCACGACCCCCGCCACCACCCTCGGCATCACCTCCACGGTCCAGGAACTGCGGCGCCACGACTGCGTCCTGTGGAGCGGACCCGCCGTCGGTGAGGGGCTGCGCATCGACGAGGGCGTGCACCTGTGGACCTTCAGGAGGGTCAGGGGCGGCGTGCACGTCCACACCGAGGAGACCTGGACCGGCGCCCAGGTCGAGGCGGACGTCCCCACCGCCACGGCGGCCCTCGGCGCGGGCCTCGAAGCATGGCTGCGCGACCTCAGGTCCGCCGCGGAAGGCCGGCACACGCCACAGCCGTAG
- a CDS encoding right-handed parallel beta-helix repeat-containing protein, producing MMRFHISRLACTAAIIGAVFGAAPPVAADQMTHVVFPGQSIQQAVDAAEPGDTVLVTPGTYRESVTVSTPGITLSGMGRETVIEPGTDKAANSCAQNGNGICVIGTKAHDVEGVTVASLTVTGFTKAGVFAMATDGLTVRNVTAVQNGVWGIAQERSVHGVFRKNTARDNGDAGLFLANTIKEEAGAADTGGTLVERNRLEGNRIGITVRRLRNLTVAGNHLTGNCAGVFVVGDENKPKAGALTVRDNTLVKNNKSCPKTARLDALQGSGIVLTGAEDTLVTHNQVIGNVGASPLSGGIVLFKSFVGTTSERNRITDNTLEGNAPADLVNTDTGKDNTFTHNSCRASQPAGMC from the coding sequence ATGATGAGATTTCATATCTCCCGCCTGGCATGTACCGCGGCGATCATCGGGGCGGTGTTCGGGGCCGCCCCGCCCGTCGCCGCCGACCAGATGACCCACGTGGTCTTTCCCGGTCAGTCGATCCAGCAGGCGGTGGACGCCGCCGAGCCGGGCGACACCGTCCTGGTGACCCCCGGCACCTACCGCGAGAGCGTCACGGTGAGCACGCCCGGGATCACCCTGAGCGGCATGGGCCGCGAGACCGTCATCGAGCCGGGCACGGACAAAGCCGCCAACAGCTGTGCCCAGAACGGCAACGGCATCTGCGTGATCGGGACGAAGGCCCACGACGTCGAGGGCGTCACCGTCGCCTCCCTCACCGTGACCGGCTTCACCAAGGCCGGGGTGTTCGCCATGGCGACCGACGGGCTGACCGTGCGCAACGTGACCGCCGTGCAGAACGGGGTGTGGGGAATCGCCCAGGAGCGTTCGGTGCACGGGGTGTTCCGGAAGAACACCGCCCGGGACAACGGCGACGCCGGTCTGTTCCTCGCGAACACGATCAAGGAGGAGGCGGGCGCCGCGGACACCGGGGGAACCCTGGTCGAACGCAACCGCCTGGAGGGCAACCGGATCGGCATCACCGTCCGGCGCCTGAGGAACCTCACCGTCGCGGGCAACCACCTCACCGGCAACTGCGCGGGCGTCTTCGTCGTGGGCGACGAGAACAAGCCGAAGGCCGGTGCGCTGACCGTGCGCGACAACACCCTCGTCAAGAACAACAAGTCCTGCCCCAAGACCGCGCGGCTGGACGCGCTGCAGGGCTCCGGCATCGTGCTGACCGGCGCCGAGGACACCCTGGTGACACACAACCAGGTCATCGGCAACGTCGGCGCCTCCCCGCTGTCGGGCGGCATCGTCCTGTTCAAGAGCTTCGTGGGCACCACCAGCGAACGGAACCGGATCACCGACAACACGCTGGAGGGCAACGCCCCGGCGGACCTCGTCAACACGGACACCGGCAAGGACAACACCTTCACCCACAACTCGTGCCGGGCCTCCCAGCCCGCCGGAATGTGCTGA